AGTGAATTAAGAAGCATAACCTAgacaaaaaatagaaatttaattcatcaattttttgggattttcaagtcTGTGAGCAATTTTTTGGGATTTAATCAGTACTGCTTCCAAGACCAACAGTAATAATAACATGCTATCAACAAAACACAGGGGACCATTGATGCATTATCAAAGCAACTTTCACATTAACTAAAAAAGAACATGAATCATATTGCCAAAAAGTTCTCCCAGTTGGAGCAAAAAGGATATTCAAagctaatttttaaattataaaataaagcaGAAACATTACACTTACTGACCAAATATTATTTACCCAAAAAAGAGAAAACAGTAGCCACTACTGTTTCAATGCTTTAATGATATTTGTTGTTCTTCCATTTTCAGTGTACAAAGGATGGTCATGGCAACACATGACCTCATTCACCTGCTCCTCTCTCATCGAAAGCATTAAATCTTTCAGATAAAATAGAGCAACATGATGCATTAGACTCCTAGAAGTGTGTATCTGCAGAGGTCACACTTATGCAACCACTGCCACACGTCAAGAAGTTATCTCCATGATTTAAATACTTGAGCACAAAATATATATGGACCAACCTAGAAATTTTATCAAGGTTCTAAGTTGTAAATGCAATGCACTGTTTTATCAGATGCATCAGCAAATGTTATTGTAAAGAAGTCAGTGGTCACACTTTGTACATCGGCCTCAATGAAAGAACATACGAGGTTCTCTTTTCACTGGACACAAATTTCACCTCCAAAATGCTAACTTGTAACATAATAGATGGGAAGAATTTAAGCAAGCGTCTAAGTTTACCTAGCAACAGATTTGGTGTAAAGAGCCAGACTCTCTATACCATCTTTTGTCACAATCAATTTTTTGCTTGACTCTGCATTTTCTTGATCGTAATCTGCTAGTGTGATTGCGTATAAAATCATCCTGAAATACAAAAGTTAGTCACAAAAAAGGGAGCAAATTGGAGGCTTCAAGCGATAGGAATACATCGAGCATGCAAAATGGTACTTACGCTCTGATCTTTGGCGGGAGGCGTTTGCTGCGAAGGAAGTCAGCGAAGGGCATCTCCAAGTCATCGGCCGGGATCCTAACGAACCCGTCCTCCTCCGCGGTGCCACCGTCGCCGCATTGATCGGAGTCAATGTGGCCCTGGACCAGCTTCAAGAACTTCATCATCTGGTTCTTCTCCGCGAGGCCGAGGGTGCGGTCCCTAAAGATGGCCTGCCTCGAGTCGGGCACGGCGCAGAGTTTGCCCTCCCAAAAGATGAGGGTGGCGTCGACGCTCTTGAACTCGACGTGGTGGCTGGCCCCCGAGCGCAGCAGCAGATCCACCATGGCGTCGGCGCAGTAGAGGATCCTCGGTCCAGGGAGGTCCACGAGGAAGCCTTTAGATGGTTCAGGAAACTTGCCCAAAGTCTCGACATCGGAGTAGAGGCGGAGGCGTCGGAGATCGACAGCTTCGTAGGACGAAGAGTCTTCGGCGGCGGTAGGTGGATAAGGGAGAGGGGAGGAGTCGAGGGACGAGGAGGGGAGTTCGAGGAATGAGGAAAgggaggcgagagagagagaggtgaagtGGGAGCCGTAGAAGGGGTTGGGGTCGACGTGGAGGACAGACTTGGCGGCAGatgcggaggcggcggcgaggaGGGATTCAGGTAGACCGGTGCCGCAGACGATGAGGTCGAAGGTGGTTGGATCGATGGTGGGATATTGGTTCTGAAgagacgaggaagaggaggaagacgaagtCTCGATGTCGGCGGCCATGGGGGCAGCGGAGGGAAGGGGAGAAGAAGGGATGGGCTTGGAATTATCAATCGAGTGGGTCGGTGGTAAACCGGACTTGGTCGGAAATGGACCGGACCGGATTAAATTGGGCCGGAGGTGACTTAATTCGACCGGACTGATCGAGGAACGCACAGATGGATGAGTTGATGTTAAACCGAGTCCTGACTCGGACGAAGTTCGAGTTGTTATCATGCCCCGCCTTTGGACACTCGACGACACCTCTCTCCGCCGCTACCCAACGCCGCCAATCCCGTCTGAGGGCCACCGCAGCCATCAGTAGAGCTCGGCCTCATCTTCTTCTCGCTTGGTCGGGTGGTAATACCTACCCATCTCGccctctcttctttctttcttgtttgcTCTATCTTTCTCGCCTTTCTCGTCGTTCTTGTATCCTTGTTTTAGAGGACTACGGGGTTAACTTTGTTAATCTTGGTCAAATTGGTTTTTCCTTGCCTTGATTTGAACACCAAGATGGTAAAGTCGTCCGATTTCACTAGGTTTGTCGTTTTACTTCTAGGGTTTCGAGTTCGTGTTTGTTATTTCTGATTCTGTGATATGTTATCGCCCTTTCGTGCTTCCTGGATCATCAAAAGAGAAATTTCTTCAGTTGTtaggtttatttttttttatttctatgtttTCCTTGACTCAACAGCCCCAAAATAAGATCTTTTTGAGCTTTCGACAAAGAACAAttttttgcttggatttttatttttcatcaagttttttttttcacgTTTTTTAACAGAATGGAATGCGTTCTCGTATTTGGATCATCGGGAGACGAAAGCCGTATATTCTATGCGaagtttttctttcttgttcttgTAACATGTTACTTAAGGCATGCTATCTTTACCTGTAGCCCATCACATAACCGGTACATATTTTGTGAGACGTAAATGTTATCACTCGGTTTCTGATAAGAAATATTATCAGGTTAATGTGTTTGAATTATAAAGCTAGTTGTAATATATTTTACTAGCCCATGAATGGGGCAATTAATGTGTTTAAATATGTTCTTGGCTGTTTAATAATCACATTCTGTTGACCTTGCTGCTGCTGGaggctttccttttttttcttggcTAATTAGTATTATTTGTTGGTGCTTTCAGATCTGTTTTAGGAAAAGGAGGAAACATTGTACACTTCTTACAGTGATGGATCGGCAAGCTCAGGAGTACTTAACAGCCATGGCCTTTGCtcagcaacaacagcagcaggcAAGCATGCAACCACAACAACAGTTTGGATTTCATCCACAACCTCAACAATTTCCTCATCAAGTACATGGTACACCATTCCTGCCTCCTCATCCCTCTCAACCATTTCCTGCCTATCATCACCACTTTCCCCCACAGCAGCAGATTTTTCCTCAtcatcttcctcttaatcttcaacAACAACAGCAGGCCTTAGCTGCCTTAGAACCTCATAATTTACCCCTTCATATCATGGCACAAGCGGCTTACACACATCCATACGAGTCAGCTCCACCAGTTGCTCCACCTTCAGATCCTGAGCTTCAACAGCGGATTGATATGTTGGTGGAATATGTTGCCAAGAATGGCTCTGAATTTGAATCTATGGTCTGTGAGAAACAGCGTGACAATCCTGATTACAGTTTCCTTTTTGGCGGCGAAGGACATAATTACTATAGATATAAATGCTGGCTATACACACGACCACCTGGTGCACCCTCCCACCATTCTTTCCACTCCTCTTCAATGCCTATGATTCCTTCATCTCATAATCCAATGTTAAATCCATCTGCCGTAAATCCTACTCTCATAAGCACGCCAGCTGGTCCAACGGGTTCTGTGTTCGGAGCACCACAGTTGCATCAACCTTCTTATCCACCCTTTTATGATCAGCATCAGAAGTTGCACTCCCAACCTTTCATGGGACAACCTCGACCTGATTATGAACTGTCAACAAAGTCATTCAAGGGGCTATCAGGACCACTTCCATCTGATGTTGCTGCAGAGCTTAGTAGTGTGCTTATCAATCTTACTGGCACCAAAGAATCAATAAAGGGGGCCAAAGTGTGGTTTATGCAAAGGTCACCTTTTGCACCAGCTCTAGCTGAGTCACTTAGAGACAGAATTTTTGCTTTAGATGATTCTGAGAGGCAGATGCATATCATTTTTCTGGTCAATGACATTCTCTTTGACAGGTACTACATCTCTTTCTTTTATCTATTTGTCACATTATCTTTAGCAGAAAATGATCAGTTCTTGTTTAGGGTTCAAAGTCATtccactttcttcttttttttgacaTTTGGATATGGCGGATTTGTTATTAATTTTAGAGTATGAATATAAGATCACCTCAATTGATTTCTATTTGATGTATAACAAACATTCGGTTTCATATTTGCTGATATGGGAGTCCGTATTCATTTTTTGTTGTAAGTGGTTTTGCTTGTGAAACCAAATACACTATTTGatgtttcatatttttattttacatttgGAGAACACTGAACAATATGAGCacttttttttctcctcttttctatGTCACCTTTTAGATGGATGAGGTAGGCTATTGGAGAAGTATGCTCTCTCTTTAGGCCTTCCTCTCTGGTCTAATGCCTGGCATGGCATGAAACAGGAACTAAAGGTATTAGTGGAATATTATTTTCATCTTATATTACTTGGAGGGATTATTCTTAGAATAATatcatattcaataaattcacaTTATTCAATAAGCAAATAACATATTCAATTAATGCAATTACATCTTTGGAATTTCACAATATCCAAATTCAAATAACATTATGATTAGAATCAAATCCAAGTTTAGATACTTAAATTGTTCTTTCGAGCATATTTATGGACATTTGAAGAACTTTAATGGTAGTATGAGCAAACCACGTCTTAATAAACATTAAAACTCACATACGAGTTAaactaatatataaaatatatctcttGCTAAAACTTATTAATTGTATTTATCTTCAGCACTTGCTAAATCTTTCGTATTGGTTATACAGAAATCATAACATTAGTTTTATACTTTGTAAATCATAAACTTAGCATTATGTATCTTGCAAACCATAAACTATAAGACTTTAAATAGTTTGAAAATACTTTAAATAGTTTTTCAAAATGatacatatttaatttttaaaataatgtgTACATAACAAAGAATATATACAGAATAATTGTCGTATTAGCAAGGACAATGATGGCCATGTTGTATCCCATAATAAAGTCCATAGTCATTTTCAATCCTCATGATATATTATCCCTGTGCTAGGGCTTAAAAGAAATTACTTTTCgaagaaatattaatttttagcCTCTTTAGAAAATCAATGTTTAGTTCCCATTAAGATCATCATAATGACCGACAATTGAAATATTTAATACTTACAGGAATCTAAGGGTTTCAATAGTTCTTTACAAATCTTTTCAAATCTTGGTAGCATCATATAACATTTTAAGACTAATATATGCAAAAAAATTGTAATACTTTTGAACAATAAAATATTATACAATTCAATAAATACTTCAAATAACCTTTCAAATCTTATAGTTTTACTCTTTTTAAAAATACATATAGTAACTTTGAGTATGGGTAAACGAAATCACATGGTACTTACCTTAATTATAGAATATCCTTTTGATTTTCTTAAATTATATAAGGAGTATGATTAGAATCATGCATACATGCATGTTGTAATTTATCATGCAGATTATCAagtccaatttatcatatatgcaTGATGTAATTGATCTCGATCAAAATTTCTTTTtatccttctctttctttttgctttcattttttgttttctttttcttgtttagtttCTTTTTTACTTCCCTTCTAGTTCTTTACACTTTCCTTTACGTCTCTACTCGTCGATCTTCCTTCCGTTGAAGGAGTAAACAACATATTTGCAGCAAAATAATCTCTCTTTCTTTCACTTTTTGTTAGATCAATTATAATCCTAATTGTTACAACCTGATCTAATGGGATAATTGGCATGGGAGCTTTGTTGAGCTTGAACCACTGCCCTAGAATGCTTACGCTAAAATTAACAATCGTATACCTATCAGACTCCTAAAAGTCAATATAAGTCTTAATCCACTTTCGATATGGGACTAAATCGAGGGCATTACAAAAAGCATGTTAGAATGTAAGTTTTATTccttcttgatgattttcatatcacATGATGTTATTCAACGAATCATAGAATTTGAGAAAATTATTCCATATGATTTATGTTCTTGATAAAATATTTAGACTAAAATATATTCATGAATTCTATTCTAGGATTTCTTTAGAATATTTATTTCAAGAGTGAAGTTGATATCTTCGATCATATAATAAGTTGTAAGTTTGCATATAAGATTTTGAATAACAAATAATGATTATTAAATTGATCGAATTTTGaatcatagatttattaaaaagtGAGAAGTTGTTATTTGTAGCCATGACTTTTTGAGACTCCAACAATGGCAACGAAAGAAGAGAAGggtgaaataaaataaaatctttatagcaaactgcaaaCCCACATTGTGATTATGCATCAACAGAAGTTTGCAAACCCTAGTTTAGtccaaggttcgtaataccgtaccgtaccggtgtttcgacctgagcttggtatcggtacggtacggtataccgagcggtacacccaggtgtaccgagcggtatactcaggtgtgccgagtactgtagctctactacagtgctacaatgcactcggaccggtaacaagcggtccgcataccggcaacctgtcggaccggtacgtactgcccgatacgggcggtacagttcggtactgcagacatTGGTTTAATCCTACATTAAAATTAGGAGAAGAATGGAGTCTATCTAATAAGTACTCGAAGGATGTGCTACAGTTAATTTGGGCTTAAGAATTTTTAGTGGTGGTTTAGACTCAATAAGTTGATGAATCAATTATCCAATGGGTTTAAGTTGTTATAAATGGTATCACAGCTGACATAGTATTGAAAATAATGAGCTATCTAAGTAGTAAAGGATTAtcccatcaatatatatatatgtatatacatatacatacatacatatatacatacatatataatatacatatacatacatagagagagagagagatagctaTATCACTCCTATAGGAGCAACTGGCTCCTATTAGGAAAAGGGTCAACCTACCCATAGTTCTATAATGTGGGAATATTTCCAAATTACACGATATGATAGTCATTAGGTAGTATTTTATTTTGTAGTGATTTGTTGCATTGGTAAAAATGGGATTGACTAGTGACCAATTGACTGACGATATCTTAATTTGGTCTACTTGCACCTCTGAAGGATCTAAGCTAGGTTGATCCTTTTCCTAATTGGCTCAGTTTTTAGGTAGCTCCAGTTGGAGCATTATAATTTCTGCCAATATATACTATAATACGCATATATTTATAAATACTTGTCTGTATTTAATTAATGTAGGATATTTCTGCAAAGATATATTGTACTGTCAAGATTTGTTTACCAAGTTTCTCTATATTTCCTTTGTTCAATTTACTAAttattgttttcttgttcttctgacaTTGATTAGCCCTCATTCAACTGAGTAAGAAGCCACTTGTTTAGATACTTCATTCCGATGATTGATCTATATTTAGCATTTACCTTTTGTTGCAGCTTGCAACACCGAATCAGTCCTCGAGAACTGGATAATGAAGCACTTGCATTTAGACCTGTGTTGGGATCCATGCTTGCAAAAATTTACAATAATCCTCATAACAAAGATGCTAACCAGTCTCGTTTGGAGAAGATATTACAGTTTTGGGCATCAAAGGAAGTGTATAACCAGGATACTGTTACTAGCCTTGAGAGAGAAATGACTGGTGGATTACCATGTCGATCagcagcacaaatggaagcagtaGGTGGATTAAACTCCTCAAATCTCACAGGTCTGTTTTGCTATCTCTTATCCATGTGCAACAGAATTCTGCATGCTACAACATCCGCTCCATGTTAGTTtcaattcttttatttttttacttttgttgGACCACTCAAACATTCATATGAAATGTACCATTTGTTTGTACCTTAACTTCTAGGTGTGCTGTATTGTAAAAGGTTCTTCGAACTTGAGGTTCTTCAAACTTCTTGACAACTATAAGTCATGATTATCTAGGGCTTTGTGATCCACAGTTGTTCCACCTGCCTATATGTCAtggtttttttcctttacaaaatCATTCTGAGAAGCTAGCAATAGTCTTTTGGTAGAGCTAAATTTACTAACAAGCATTGAGCTCTGCGCCAGTTGACTGCTTCCTTTTTCCACCTTCCgcaaaattttcttattttagACTGCAGAAACCCCCTTTGCAGTTTTTTATTCGAGTTATACCCTTTGTGATATGCACTAATTTGAACTCATTATTGAAATATACATGAGAATGACTACAATCTTCTCCATTGGTTGCATGATATTCTTTGCTTATAGAACATTAACCTTGGACATGAGTAACCTATTCTGGAAGCAGAATCATACCAACTTCCAATCATTCAATGGCCATTGTTACCCAGAATGTAGATGTTCGATCACAAGTCGACTCCTGTTGCTTATAGAACATTAAATGATCCATCTTATTTCTAAAAGCACTTCAGAATCTCTGAATAAACTTCTATCATTCTAATAATCCTGTGGAACATTTATCTTCATTCTTCATGTCTTATGCTGCAAGATTATTTCTTGGTCCTCATGCTATGCTATTATCTTTTACCCATGTTGTTTGGTGCTCGGCCTATCAGTTTGTGTcatgaattataaaaaattaGAGCACCTTTATTGACAATTTGGTTAACCCACTTAAGCATTAAATATTACCTCGCTATTAGCATTTTTTTAATTGACAGTGTGAACTTTACACCATTTTTATCTCTTTTGGTTGTAGGCTTAACACCTCAACAATGGTCGGACAATAAAAATTCTGATCTGAGTTTCCAAAGTCAAGAAGTCACCAACAAACATTTGCCTCCAACTTCAGCTCTGCAGTTCACACCTACTGTAACACAGCAGACTCCATCCTCGCTCACTCTTCCAGTCCAACCAACTGTGCCGACATCTCTCCCTCAGCTGCAACCCAATTCCGCAGCCAGCATAATGGATCAAGGTCCTTCACCTTATCCTTTGTTCCCCCCTGGCCTCATCCCTGACATGGTGAGGAAGACGCAGATCGGTAGTGGTGTTCCCTACTCTCCTTTAAGTACTCTTGATATCCCCACTGTGATTGCCCCATCCACCATGTCCCCTTCAAAGGTTCTCGATCAAGTGTCCAAGTTCTTCAAAGAGATTGGAGAGATCAACCCATCAGAAGGGCCAATTAGACAGTCTGCATCAGATGATGAATACGATGAATGTGGGATGGAGCCTCCCGCTCGAAAGGGAGGGGCATGCATTCCTCCACCGAACTTGAAGATGGATGCAGAAACTGGAGCGTATGCTGATGGTAGCGTTGATCGAAAAGCAGGATCGGGTGGCTCAGGAAGGTTGGGACTCGGAGCCACTGCAGACCCCAATGAGGTGAGCCAGTACGATGATGTCTATTCTTCCTATCGCAAGCAGAGAAGCACCAACTATCATTCTTCAATGAGTGCCAGAGCTGCATCGAGGTGATGGAGAAACCCTTGCATCCTTTGTCAGAAATCATGTTCGATCCTGGAATGCACCTTACTGTGATGGATCACACCAAAATCTTGCGCTACTTCCATGGCTAAATATTCGGCGCAAGTTTGCTTCTGTTATTTATATCGAACTTTCGCCTGTCAAAAGATTGTTCTGTCAAAGGTTCTTCATGTAAATGGCTCTTTCTTGCCCGCACCGAGTTAACAATTTCTTTTGTTTCACAACTTCATCAAAATTGTAACTGGTCTTGCTGAAAGCCATGATTTGGACTTGGATTGAACCTGTTACTCGCTGGTACAGCTTGTGAGGAAAGTTTTGGCTATGGTTCAACTGAAACTTCTATGAATCTTTTTCATAGCAGAACAGCTTTGTAGATTGTTCCAGCGATGCCTCCATTCAGTTAATGAATAGTTGTATTGACTGCACTTCCAAGTTCTACTCACAGGTCAGATGGATCAGAAAGGTTGCATGCGGAAGTAGATATATAACAATTGAGTTCGATAGTCCCTTAAATTTCAGAACATAGATTTGTATGCATCCATGGGTGGATACACAATAGTCAGGAAGTTGGCTAGAACAGGTAACACagaataagaattttcattgACATAGTAGAAAATTAACCTTATACTGCCTGTAAGATGGCCTCGTTTGGATCAAGAATCTGAAAGCTTTTCTTTTTCTGTATATTGGTTCCAAAGGATGAAATAAATGGACGTGTATACAATGTGATATTTAAATTGTTAGCTTTGTGacaacattatatatatacacacatacatacatacatatgtgcgTATGTGGAGTCGatagaaaaaatttaaaaaaaatgaaaaagatgtaaaagagatttcaaaagattttattagaaattataaacaaaaaattaaatattcttaacacataaaattataattctttaTGCACACAAtaaagcgagagagagaggatgaccaTGTCAGTGAAAGGGAATAGTTTGCAGAGCTACAAAGATCATCATGGTTTGGATGCTCATGGGAAGTGGGAGGCAGAGATCTTCTTCTGCAAACGTACTTAGAAGAAGATGAAATCAGATTTGAGAATCTATGAGCATCGTTGTCAATATCATATGGTCAGTTTGCCAGCCATCATGCTCAGCAAATTAACTGCACCTTCAGTTCTTTTCCTTGCACAGTCTCACAGTAGGTCAAGTCTGCACTTTCTTCTTCCCACAGCTAGGGTTTCTGCGGAAGGCTCAGCTGAGAATGTTGACTCATACAACCCACACAAGAGATATGAGCACCAGAAGTCCATCAATTGGTGAGTTCATGATTTAGAACAATTTCTACAACATAGCTAAGGAAGCGTCACATCAAAAGGAAAATAAGGCGAAAGAGAGGAGACATATATGACTTCCTGCTGACATCTCTTCCTTTCCTACTTCCCATTCTTTCCGCTTCACAGCAAACCCAAGTTAATGGAGTGATTCTAACTACTCAGATCAGATCCTACTCATTGTTCATACAAACCTCATCAGCTAGCATGCCTCCATTGATGCCGCTGAAGCTGGTGAAGTGGTGCAACTGAAGCTTAACATCTGGCAGTACTCCAAAGCAAACAGCATGAAACCtatgaattcttcttcttcttcttcttcggtggcAGTGTATGTTGAACATCACTTAGTGGTAGTAATGAACTTGTGTCTGAATCAAAATGGTGGCCGAAGATTACTACCGGTAGCCCATCCAAAAGCATCACCTGGGTGCTGGTAATTCCCCGTGCTTGCACCCAAACTGTAGAACGGAAGGCCGACGGCGCCAACTCCTCCGTCACCACCTTCATGGCCACTGCTAGTAACAGCTGAGGACTGCAAACCGCCGGGTTGCTGCCCCTCCGCTGCTGTTGCCTCTGTCGGTTCCTCCTCGCCTTCCAACGGCAGATGCTCGTACATGGCATTGGAGAACGACGCCGTCATCAGCACCACCGGCCCCGCCGCCACCAGCGGCCCAACCACGCTTCCTCCGATCACCTGCCCCTGCCCTCCGGCCAGAAACACGGTTAGGCCGGTCGCACCGAGCGGCGCGGGAGGCGGGAGGACGGTCCCGGTCAGCGAGAGGATCTCGAACCTACCCCTGAGGGTGGCCACCACGCCCCCCGGCGCCGAGGCTCCAGGCTGGCGGAGGGCGACGTTGACGACAGCTCCGCCGCCGCTGAGGACGGACACACCCCGGC
The window above is part of the Musa acuminata AAA Group cultivar baxijiao chromosome BXJ2-6, Cavendish_Baxijiao_AAA, whole genome shotgun sequence genome. Proteins encoded here:
- the LOC135581458 gene encoding uncharacterized protein LOC135581458, producing the protein MDRQAQEYLTAMAFAQQQQQQASMQPQQQFGFHPQPQQFPHQVHGTPFLPPHPSQPFPAYHHHFPPQQQIFPHHLPLNLQQQQQALAALEPHNLPLHIMAQAAYTHPYESAPPVAPPSDPELQQRIDMLVEYVAKNGSEFESMVCEKQRDNPDYSFLFGGEGHNYYRYKCWLYTRPPGAPSHHSFHSSSMPMIPSSHNPMLNPSAVNPTLISTPAGPTGSVFGAPQLHQPSYPPFYDQHQKLHSQPFMGQPRPDYELSTKSFKGLSGPLPSDVAAELSSVLINLTGTKESIKGAKVWFMQRSPFAPALAESLRDRIFALDDSERQMHIIFLVNDILFDSLQHRISPRELDNEALAFRPVLGSMLAKIYNNPHNKDANQSRLEKILQFWASKEVYNQDTVTSLEREMTGGLPCRSAAQMEAVGGLNSSNLTGLTPQQWSDNKNSDLSFQSQEVTNKHLPPTSALQFTPTVTQQTPSSLTLPVQPTVPTSLPQLQPNSAASIMDQGPSPYPLFPPGLIPDMVRKTQIGSGVPYSPLSTLDIPTVIAPSTMSPSKVLDQVSKFFKEIGEINPSEGPIRQSASDDEYDECGMEPPARKGGACIPPPNLKMDAETGAYADGSVDRKAGSGGSGRLGLGATADPNEVSQYDDVYSSYRKQRSTNYHSSMSARAASR
- the LOC135613415 gene encoding AT-hook motif nuclear-localized protein 25-like; translation: MAGKESGGSRDDSSLYLHHLLGPPAPPTHVPPEESKLPQKESPNPADHGDGSGERPTTSAAAAGGPVRRPRGRPLGSKNKPKPPIIVTCDSPNALHSHVLEVAAGTDVVECVNEYARRRGRGVSVLSGGGAVVNVALRQPGASAPGGVVATLRGRFEILSLTGTVLPPPAPLGATGLTVFLAGGQGQVIGGSVVGPLVAAGPVVLMTASFSNAMYEHLPLEGEEEPTEATAAEGQQPGGLQSSAVTSSGHEGGDGGVGAVGLPFYSLGASTGNYQHPGDAFGWATGSNLRPPF
- the LOC103986859 gene encoding rab escort protein 1; the protein is MAADIETSSSSSSSSLQNQYPTIDPTTFDLIVCGTGLPESLLAAASASAAKSVLHVDPNPFYGSHFTSLSLASLSSFLELPSSSLDSSPLPYPPTAAEDSSSYEAVDLRRLRLYSDVETLGKFPEPSKGFLVDLPGPRILYCADAMVDLLLRSGASHHVEFKSVDATLIFWEGKLCAVPDSRQAIFRDRTLGLAEKNQMMKFLKLVQGHIDSDQCGDGGTAEEDGFVRIPADDLEMPFADFLRSKRLPPKIRAMILYAITLADYDQENAESSKKLIVTKDGIESLALYTKSVARFPNALGAFIYPMYGHGELPQAFCRCAAVKGALYVLHMPVCALLFDKETGKYKGVKLASGQDIFGHQVVMDPSFEVSSSISPPNVACEGLNASSLSGRVAKGVCITGSSILPDSSNVLVIFPPKSLYSDQTATIQVLQLSSNVAVCPPGLFVVYLSTPCDDAISGKKHINGAMNALFHITNVDGPVTCHLSTETEGSEGENKPALKWSLVYGQELKQASFGAVCSSPMPDENLDYRNILETTKKLFTTMYPEEEFFRKIPAPDNAEDDSSLPE